In a single window of the Salvelinus alpinus chromosome 15, SLU_Salpinus.1, whole genome shotgun sequence genome:
- the LOC139540063 gene encoding AMP deaminase 3-like, which yields MPRQFPKISLSEVDESVRLLAEKVYASVLKEEDTKDALSMYTVPEDCPIGLHQDREMEMLKEIAEQYSEESTKRKKSFKMKRSQLVSQQFPSSLNINPEWAMSVVTPLLFPGAPVCPSIPENSPEFQRVTISGDYCAGITVEDYEQAAKTLMKALFIREKYSRLAYHRFPRTTAQFLRSAENQKWNVEDEILPDMCPCPREGEDPYTTEGIPDDLNYSLQMKDGIVYVYDDAEALKQQQPHSLPYPDLETFAIDLSHVLAMIVDGPTKTYCHRRLNFVASKFYLHEMLNEMAELKELKGVPHRDFYNVRKVDTHIHAAACMNQKHLLKFIQTTYKTEADRVVLEKGGQMITLKQVFDTLAMDPYDLTVDSLDVHAGRQTFHRFDKFNSKYNPVGASELREIYLKTDNYIKGEYFARIIKEVAHELEESKYQHAEPRMSIYGRSPDEWESLASWFIQHKVHSPNMRWIIQVPRIYDIFRSKKIIQNFAKLLENIFLPLFEATVNPQKNKEIHVFLKYVTGFDSVDDESKHSDHMFSYKSPKPEEWTSGDNPPYSYYLFHMYANIMVLNNLRKERGLNTFQFRPHCGEAGSITHLVSAFLTADNISHGLNLKKSPVLQYLYYLAQVPIAMSPLSNNSLFLEYSKNPLKEFLQKGLCVSLSTDDPMQFHYTKEALMEEYAIAAQLWKLSTCDTCEIARNSVLQSGLSHQEKKHFLGANYLQDGPDGNDIRRTNVAQIRMAYRHETLCNELSFLVEAVKTEASGTQVE from the exons ATGCCGCGTCAGTTCCCCAAGATCTCGCTGAGCGAGGTGGATGAGTCGGTGCGTCTGCTGGCAGAGAAGGTGTACGCCTCGGTGCTGAAGGAGGAGGACACCAAGGATGCCCTGTCCATGTACACCGTGCCTGAGGACTGCCCCATCGGCCTGCACCAGGACCGGGAGATGGAGATGCTCAAGGAGATCGCCGAGCAGTACTCAGAGGAAAGCACCAAGAG GAAGAAGAGTTTTAAGATGAAGCGTTCCCAGTTGGTATCTCAGCAGTTCCCCAGTTCCCTCAACATCAATCCAGAGTGGGCTATGTCTGTAGTCACCCCTCTGCTCTTCCCTGGCGCCCCTGTCTGCCCCAGTATCCCAGAGAACTCCCCAGAGTTCCAGAGGGTCACCATCAGCGGAGATTATTGTGCAGGG ATCACAGTGGAGGACTATGAGCAGGCAGCCAAGACACTGATGAAGGCCCTGTTCATCAGGGAGAAGTACTCCAGGCTGGCCTACCACCGCTTCCCCAGAACCACCGCCCAGTTCCTTCGCAGTGCTGAGAACCAGAAGTGGAACGTGGAGGACGAGATCTTGCCAG ATATGTGCCCCTGCCCTCGCGAGGGGGAGGACCCGTACACTACGGAGGGCATCCCTGACGACCTGAACTACTCGCTGCAGATGAAGGACGGCATCGTGTACGTGTACGACGATGCAGAGGCCCTGAAGCAGCAGCAGCCCCACAGCCTGCCCTACCCCGACTTGGAGACCTTCGCCATAGACCTGAGCCATGTCCTCGCCATGATCGTAGACGGGCCCAC GAAAACCTACTGCCACAGACGACTGAACTTTGTGGCCTCCAAGTTCTATCTGCACGAGATGCTGAATGAGATGGCTGAGCTGAAGGAGCTGAAAGGTGTTCCTCACAGAGACTTCTATAACGTCAGGAAG GTAGACACTCACATCCACGCAGCCGCTTGCATGAACCAGAAGCACCTGCTGAAGTTCATCCAGACCACCTACAAGACCGAGGCAGACCGCGTGGTGCTGGAGAAGGGGGGCCAGATGATCACCTTGAAACAGGTGTTTGACACCCTGGCCATGGACCCCTATGACCTCACTGTGGACTCCCTGGACGTACACGCT GGAAGGCAAACATTCCACCGCTTTGATAAGTTCAACTCCAAGTACAACCCTGTGGGAGCCAGCGAACTCCGAGAGATTTACCTGAAAACAGACAACTACATCAAAGGGGAATACTTTGCACGCATCATCAAG GAAGTGGCTCATGAGCTGGAGGAGAGTAAGTACCAGCACGCAGAGCCCCGTATGTCCATCTACGGCCGCTCCCCTGATGAGTGGGAGAGCCTGGCCTCATGGTTCATCCAGCACAAGGTTCACTCCCCCAACATGCGCTGGATCATCCAGGTGCCCAGGATCTA TGACATTTTCAGGTCGAAGAAGATAATACAGAACTTCGCCAAGCTGCTGGAGAATATTTTCCTCCCACTGTTCGAGGCTACAGTCAATCCACAAAAGAACAAGGAGATACACGTTTTCTTGAAATAC GTGACCGGGTTCGACAGCGTGGATGATGAGTCCAAGCACAGTGACCACATGTTCTCCTACAAGAGCCCCAAACCTGAGGAGTGGACCTCAGGCGACAACCCTCCCTACAGTTACTACCTCTTCCACATGTACGCCAACATCATGGTCCTCAACAACCTGAGGAA GGAACGAGGCCTCAACACcttccagttccggccccactgTGGCGAGGCCGGCTCTATCACCCACCTGGTCTCTGCCTTCCTCACGGCCGACAACATCTCCCACGGTCTCAACCTGAAGAAG AGTCCTGTGCTGCAGTACCTGTACTACCTGGCCCAGGTCCCCATCGCCATGTCTCCTCTGAGCAACAACAGCCTGTTCCTGGAGTACTCCAAGAACCCTCTCAAGGAGTTCCTTCAGAAGggcctgtgtgtgtccctgtctaCCGATGACCCCATGCAGTTCCACTACACCAAG GAGGCCTTAATGGAGGAATATGCCATTGCGGCCCAGCTGTGGAAGCTAAGCACCTGTGACACATGTGAAATCGCCAGGAACAGTGTGCTGCAGAGTGGTCTGTCTCATCAG GAAAAGAAGCACTTCCTGGGGGCCAACTACCTGCAGGACGGGCCTGACGGGAATGACATTAGACGGACCAATGTGGCTCAGATCCGCATGGCCTACCGCCACGAGACCCTGTGCAATGAGCTCAGCTTCCTGGTGGAGGCTGTGAAAACAGAGGCCAGCGGCACACAGGTCGAGTGA